From the Anguilla anguilla isolate fAngAng1 chromosome 6, fAngAng1.pri, whole genome shotgun sequence genome, one window contains:
- the LOC118229273 gene encoding leucine-rich repeat and fibronectin type-III domain-containing protein 2-like — protein sequence MDKVLRGLLLLGTAVTMARACPKYCVCQNLSESLGTLCPSKGLLFVPPDIDRRTVELRLGGNFILRITQQDFANMTGLVDLTLSRNTIGFIQPFSFSDLETLRSLHLDNNRLTEIGPDDLRGLINLQHLILNNNQMERISERAFEDLALTLEDLDLSYNNLRGLPWDSVRQMVNLHQLSLDHNLIDYIPEGTFTDLERLARLDLTSNQLQKLPPDPIFARAQDTVVLTTPYAPQLSLSFGGNPLHCNCEVLWLRMLERDDDLETCASPPNLKGRYFWHIAEEEFVCEQPLITQHTHKLLVLEGQTASMKCKAIGDPAPTIHWITPDNRLIANSSRTVVYGNGTLDILITTSKDYGTFTCIAANVAGESTATVELSIVQLPHLTNDTGRTSQPKSRLSDITSSTKTTKGEPKAQPEKAVSVTEVTAVSALVGWTVSKAAPKVKMYQLQYNCSDDEVLIYRMIPASSKAFLVTNLVSGTQYDLCVLAAWEDTATTLTATNVVGCVQFYTRDEYPQCQSLRSHFLGGTMILVVGGVIVATLLVFIVILMVRYKAGGEDDAPASKLPSVSDTYSQTNGGRMLRNGLLPTKSKPKVTLRNEVVEFRCGSLQSSVSSSSSSSSSGPVDSGAGDNYGQEGALSSKWRTTSSKACPNLDHLLGAFTSLELRGQSRDPGPSGASAATAAEPPTDKEPLLGRTMDSTLSRLLMLPLDNKPKRSHSFDMGDVTCTDAPSQVSSYPRRISRIWTKRSLSVNGMLLQYDEEGEVEESKGGALESSEWVMESTV from the exons ATGGACAAAGTGCTCCGTGGCCTGCTGCTCCTGGGAACCGCTGTGACCATGGCCCGCGCATGCCCCAAGTACTGCGTCTGCCAGAACCTGTCCGAGTCGCTGGGCACGCTCTGCCCCTCCAAAGGCCTGCTGTTCGTGCCCCCGGACATCGATCGGCGAACGGTGGAGCTGCGGCTGGGCGGCAACTTCATCCTCCGGATCACCCAGCAAGACTTCGCCAACATGACGGGCCTGGTGGACTTGACCCTGTCCCGAAACACCATTGGATTCATCCAGCCCTTCTCCTTCTCCGACCTGGAGACCCTGCGCTCGCTGCACCTGGACAACAACCGCCTGACAGAGATCGGCCCGGACGACCTGCGAGGGCTTATCAACCTGCAGCACCTCATCCTCAACAACAACCAAATGGAGCGCATTTCGGAGCGGGCCTTTGAAGACCTGGCGCTGACGCTCGAGGACCTCGACCTGTCCTACAACAACCTGCGGGGCCTGCCCTGGGACTCCGTGCGGCAGATGGTGAATCTGCACCAGCTCAGCTTGGACCACAACCTCATTGACTACATCCCAGAGGGCACCTTCACCGACCTGGAGCGGCTAGCTCGCCTGGACCTCACTTCCAACCAGCTGCAGAAGCTGCCGCCCGACCCCATCTTCGCCCGTGCCCAGGACACGGTGGTGCTCACCACGCCCTACGCGCCCCAGCTGTCCCTCAGCTTCGGCGGGAACCCTCTGCACTGCAACTGCGAGGTTCTCTGGCTGCGCATGCTGGAGAGGGATGATGACCTTGAGACCTGTGCTTCCCCTCCCAACCTGAAGGGGCGCTATTTTTGGCACATTGCGGAAGAGGAGTTTGTCTGTGAGCAGCCCCTCATTACTCAGCACACCCACAAGCTGCTGGTCCTGGAGGGGCAGACCGCCAGCATGAAGTGCAAGGCCATCGGTGACCCCGCACCCACAATCCACTGGATCACTCCCGATAACCGGCTGATAGCCAATTCTTCTCGGACCGTGGTGTATGGGAATGGCACGCTGGATATCCTCATCACCACGTCGAAGGACTACGGTACTTTTACCTGCATCGCGGCTAATGTGGCCGGGGAGTCCACCGCCACTGTGGAGCTGTCCATCGTCCAGCTCCCGCACCTCACCAACGACACGGGCCGCACCTCACAGCCAAAGTCCCGGCTCTCTGACATCACCAGCTCTACCAAGACCACCAAGGGTGAACCTAAGGCTCAACCCGAGAAGGCAGTGTCAGTGACGGAGGTGACAGCGGTCTCAGCCCTGGTCGGATGGACGGTCAGCAAGGCAGCACCCAAAGTCAAAATGTACCAGCTTCAGTACAACTGCTCTGATGATGAAGTGCTGATctacag GATGATCCCAGCGTCGAGTAAAGCCTTCCTGGTGACAAACCTGGTGTCGGGAACTCAGTACGACCTGTGCGTACTGGCGGCCTGGGAGGACACGGCTACCACCCTCACGGCCACCAACGTGGTGGGCTGCGTGCAGTTCTACACCCGGGACGAGTACCCGCAGTGCCAGTCTCTCCGCAGCCACTTCCTGGGCGGCACCATGATCCTGGTGGTGGGCGGCGTGATCGTGGCCACGCTGCTGGTCTTCATCGTCATCCTGATGGTGCGCTACAAGGCCGGGGGCGAGGACGACGCCCCCGCCAGCAAGCTGCCCAGCGTCAGCGACACGTACTCGCAGACCAACGGGGGGCGCATGCTGCGGAACGGGCTGCTGCCCACCAAGTCCAAGCCCAAGGTGACCCTGCGGAACGAGGTGGTGGAGTTCAGGTGCGGCTCTCTCCAGAGCAGcgtctcctcctcttcttcctcatcctcctcggGGCCGGTGGACAGCGGCGCCGGCGACAATTATGgacaggagggggcgctgtccAGCAAATGGAGGACCACCTCCTCGAAGGCCTGCCCCAACCTGGACCACCTGCTGGGGGCCTTCACTTCCCTCGAGCTGCGGGGCCAGAGCAGGGACCCGGGGCCCTCTGGGGCCTCCGCCGCCACGGCCGCGGAGCCGCCAACCGACAAGGAGCCTCTGCTGGGCCGGACAATGGACTCCACGCTCAGCAGGCTGCTCATGCTGCCCCTGGACAATAAGCCCAAGAGGAGCCACTCTTTCGACATGGGCGACGTCACCTGCACTGACGCCCCCTCGCAGGTCTCCAGCTACCCCAGGAGGATCAGCCGAATCTGGACTAAGAGGAGCCTCTCGGTGAACGGCATGCTCCTGCAGTACGAcgaggagggagaggtggaggagagcaAGGGGGGCGCTCTCGAGAGCTCCGAGTGGGTCATGGAGAGCACTGTTTGA